One Xenopus tropicalis strain Nigerian chromosome 8, UCB_Xtro_10.0, whole genome shotgun sequence genomic window carries:
- the il2rg gene encoding cytokine receptor common subunit gamma — translation MSGIFYGNMRKMGSSLFIITFLLLNCCSQANSITVNCIVTQEKSMTCMWNKEALSPENYSLYYWYTSDGNTTAAPCTRYLQENGINIGCWFNSSAVRTFKEFNVRLNSSSKQEHVQRFRNLQNLVRLEPPVKLHVENRSDLELLLSWEPLLGQFKDHCLTYQVQYRSLASNSWTVKNVTIKQFSLPSYSRDKLYTFHVRSKLNELCASTVLWSEWSVGVSWGRNDTTPSKETSFPFKTIASVGFPIVFFFLVVLFIRTERIWVILVPQIPNPEKNFQDLYKIFNGDFQEWTGVSKDVVKSLNHTYTEPLCSVCEDTECTVAEIKKPPPT, via the exons ATGTCTGGTATATTCTATGGAAACATGAGAAAAATGGGATCTTCTCTGTTCATCATCACCTTCTTACTGCTTAACTGCTGCAGTCAGGCCAACTCCATAACAG TAAATTGTATCGTGACGCAGGAGAAATCCATGACATGCATGTGGAACAAAGAAGCACTGTCTCCTGAGAACTATTCCCTTTACTACTG GTACACGTCGGATGGAAATACGACAGCTGCACCATGCACTCGCTACCTACAGGAGAATGGGATCAATATAGGCTGCTGGTTCAACTCATCTGCTGTCAGAACTTTTAAAGAATTCAATGTGAGACTGAACAGCAGCAGCAAACAGGAGCATGTACAACGTTTTCGGAACCTGCAAAATTTGG TTAGGCTGGAGCCTCCTGTTAAGCTGCATGTAGAGAACAGAAGTGACTTGGAGCTTCTTCTGAGCTGGGAGCCATTGCTTGGCCAATTCAAGGACCACTGTCTCACTTACCAGGTGCAATATCGCAGCCTGGCCAGCAACTCATGGACG GTGAAGAATGTTACTATCAAACAGTTTTCCTTACCAAGCTATAGCCGTGACAAGCTCTACACATTTCACGTGAGAAGCAAATTGAACGAATTGTGTGCCTCCACTGTTTTGTGGAGCGAGTGGAGTGTAGGTGTTTCCTGGGGCAGAAATGACACAA CTCCCAGCAAAGAGACATCCTTTCCTTTCAAAACCATTGCTAGCGTTGGATTTCCCATTGTGTTTTTCTTCCTAGTGGTTCTGTTTATCCGCACAGAGCG GATCTGGGTGATTCTAGTGCCTCAGATTCCAAACCCCGAGAAGAATTTCCAGGATCTTTACAAAATATTCAACGGTGACTTCCAG GAATGGACTGGCGTTTCCAAAGATGTTGTGAAGAGTTTGAACCATACCTATACGGAGCCCTTATGCAGCGTCTGCGAGGACACAGAATGCACGGTGGCAGAGATCAAGAAGCCTCCACCCACCTGA